The genomic region TGCGACGGCGACACGATCCTGGTCAAGGTCGACCAGGTCGGCGCCGCCTGCCACACCGGCGAGCACACCTGCTTCGACGCCGACCTGCTGCCGCTGGGTGGCCCCGAGCGTGGCTGAGCCCCACCGCGCGCGGCGCACCTTCGCCCCGGTCGTGCTGCTGGGCCTGGCCGCGGGCACCCTGACGGCCGTCGCCGGCACCCGGCCGGGCGTCGACGTCGTGGGCGACCCGGGCTCCGGCGTCACCGCCTCGGTCGGTCTCGGCGGCCCCGAGGCGGCCTACGACCTGCCGCTGGTCACCTCGCTCGCCCTGGTGGCGCTGGCCGCCTGGGGCGTGGTCCTCGTGACCCGCGGTCGGGTGCGTCGCGTCGTCGTCGCGGTGGGCCTCCTCGGGTCGGTGGGGGCCCTCGTGGCCGCGCTGGCCGCCTGGGGCAGCCTGCCCGACGAGCTGCGCACCGCGCTCGAGCAGGTGGGCGCCGGCGACACCGCTGTCACGCGCACCGGCTGGTACGCCGCCGCGGTGGTCGGCTCGCTGCTGCTGGTGCTCGCCTCGGGCGCGGCGCTGCGGCTGGTGCCGCACTGGCCCGAGATGGGCAGCCGGTACGACGCCCCGACGGGCCAGGCGGCCGGCGCCCGGCCGGCCGCGCCCACCCGCCCGGTGGAGGAGCTCTCCGGCCTCGACCTGTGGCGCGCCATCGACGAGGGCCACGACCCGACCGACGACGACACGTCGGGGCCGGACCGGGGTGCGGGCTGAGCCCGGCGCGCCACTACACTCGGCCGCACCGATCGACGTACACCCGAGGAGCAGCGACATGTCGAACAACCACGGCAACACCCCCGCAGCCTGGACCGCGGTGGTCGTGGGACTCCTCGGCTTCACCGTCGGCAGCGTGGGCCTGCTCTTCAGCCCCGTGAGCTTCACGGTCTTCTGGATCGGCGTGGCGATCACCGTCGCCGCCGGCATCGTCTTCCTCGTGATGGCCAAGATGGGCCTGCACGAGGAGGCCGGGCACTGAGCACCCCGCCGCGATGAGCGTCCTGGCCCCCGTCGCACCGCCGCCGCCCACCCGGCGCGAGCGGCTGCGGGCGCCGGCGCTGACCATCGGCGGCCTGGCACTGGCCACCGTCGCCCTGCGGCTGCACGACCCGCACGTCGCCGGCAGCTGGGGCATCTGCCCCTCCGCGGCGCTGGGCTTCTGGTGCCCGGGCTGCGGCGGCCTGCGGGCGGTCAACGACCTCACCCACGGCGACGTCGCGTCGGCGGCCTCGAGCAACCTGCTGCTCGTGGTGCTGATGCCGGTGGCCGTGGCGCTGCTGGCCGCGTGGGCGCTCTCGCGCTGGCACGGACGCCGCGCGCCCCGGCTGCGGGGACGCGCGGCGTCGGTGGTGCTGGTGGCCGGGCTGGTCGTGGTGGGCGCCTTCACGTTGCTGCGCAACCTGCCGCTGCCGGTGGGCACCTGGCTGGCGCCCTGACCCGGGGCCGGCTCGCGATCAGCTGGTGGAGAAGTCGAAGCTGAAGCCGCCGCTGGCGATGACGATGATCTGCACGACGAGGAAGACCAGGGCGACGATGCCCAGGATGAAGCCGGCCTTGGCCAGGCCGGCGCCCTGCTGGCCGGTGGTGGCGATCTCGGCCTGTGCCTGACGGCCCAGCACGATCGCCAGGATGCCCAGTGGACCGCAGCACAGCAGCGAGACGATGCCGCTGACCAGCGACCAGGTGGCCTTCTTCGAGGTGCCGACGGGCTGGTCGCCGCCGTAGGTGGGCTGCCCGTACTGCGGCGGCGGGGGAGGCGGCTCGTTGTAGCTCATGGTGCTCCTAGGTGGTGGGGCCAGAGTCCTCGGAACATATCGTCGCCGGTGGCTCCCGCGCAGGCGGACGCGCCAGGAGCGCCCAGCCACGGGCGTGACAGACTCGGGTCGTCCCCACCACCGTTCCAGGAGTCCCCGTGTCCGTCCTCGACGACATCGTCGCCGGCGTCCGGGTCGACCTCGCCGAGCGCCAGGCCACCACGTCGCTGAGCGACCTGCGTGCCGCGCTCGCCGACGTCGACGCGCCGCGCGACCCGATGCCGCACCTGCGCGCCCCCGGCTCGAGCGTCATCGCCGAGGTCAAGCGCAGGAGCCCGAGCAAGGGCGCCCTCGCCGACATCCCCGACCCCACGGTCCTGGCCCGCGAGTACGCCGCCGGGGGCGCGGCCGCGATCAGCGTGCTGACCGAGCAGCGGCGCTTCGGCGGGTCGCTGGCTGACCTGCGCGCGGTGCGCGCCGCGGTGGACACCCCGCTGCTGCGCAAGGACTTCATCGTCACCGACTACCAGCTCTGGGAGGCCCGGGCCGCCGGCGCCGACCTGGCGCTGCTGATCGTGGCCGCCCTCGACGACGACGACCTGCGCCGGCTGCACGACCTGGCGGGTGAGCTGGGGCTGACCGCGCTGGTCGAGGTGCACGACGAGGCCGAGACCGAGCGCGCGGTCGCCCTGGGGGCGCCGCTGGTCGGCGTCAACGCTCGCAACCTCAAGACCCTCGAGATCGACCCGGCCACCTTCGCCCGGCTGGCCCCGCAGGTCCCCGACGACGTGGTCAAGGTCGCCGAGTCCGGCGTCGTCGGCGTCGACGACGTCCGTCGCCACGTCGGCGAGGGCGCCCGCGCGGTGCTCGTCGGCGAGGCGCTCGTCAAGGACGGCGACCCCCGCGCCGCCGTCGCCGCCATGACAGGAGTCCAGGCATGAGCACCACCAGCAGCCCCGTCCCCCCGTCCTCGGGTCGCTTCGACGCCGACGCGCAGGGCTGGTTCGGCGGGCCCGAGGAGGGCTGGGGCGGGCGCTTCATGCCCGAGGCGCTGATCGCCGCGCTCGACGAGCTCACCGAGGCCTGGACCGGCGCGATGGCCGACCCCGCCTTCGTGGGGGAGTTCGAGCACGTGCTGCGCGACTACGCCGGCCTGCCCAGCCCGCTCTTCCACGCCACCCGCCTCAGCGAGCAGGTCGGGTGCCGGGTGCTGCTCAAGCGCGAGGACCTCAACCACACCGGCGCCCACAAGATCCGCAACGTGCTGGGCCAGGCGCTGCTGACCAAGCGGATGGGCAAGCAGCGGGTCATCGCCGAGACCGGGGCCGGCCAGCACGGCGTCGCGAGCGCGACCGCGGCGGCGTACTTCGGGCTCGACTGCACCGTCTACATGGGCGCGGTCGACACCC from Nocardioides salarius harbors:
- a CDS encoding DUF2752 domain-containing protein; this translates as MSVLAPVAPPPPTRRERLRAPALTIGGLALATVALRLHDPHVAGSWGICPSAALGFWCPGCGGLRAVNDLTHGDVASAASSNLLLVVLMPVAVALLAAWALSRWHGRRAPRLRGRAASVVLVAGLVVVGAFTLLRNLPLPVGTWLAP
- a CDS encoding DUF4190 domain-containing protein; translated protein: MSYNEPPPPPPQYGQPTYGGDQPVGTSKKATWSLVSGIVSLLCCGPLGILAIVLGRQAQAEIATTGQQGAGLAKAGFILGIVALVFLVVQIIVIASGGFSFDFSTS
- a CDS encoding HGxxPAAW family protein; the encoded protein is MSNNHGNTPAAWTAVVVGLLGFTVGSVGLLFSPVSFTVFWIGVAITVAAGIVFLVMAKMGLHEEAGH
- the trpC gene encoding indole-3-glycerol phosphate synthase TrpC; amino-acid sequence: MSVLDDIVAGVRVDLAERQATTSLSDLRAALADVDAPRDPMPHLRAPGSSVIAEVKRRSPSKGALADIPDPTVLAREYAAGGAAAISVLTEQRRFGGSLADLRAVRAAVDTPLLRKDFIVTDYQLWEARAAGADLALLIVAALDDDDLRRLHDLAGELGLTALVEVHDEAETERAVALGAPLVGVNARNLKTLEIDPATFARLAPQVPDDVVKVAESGVVGVDDVRRHVGEGARAVLVGEALVKDGDPRAAVAAMTGVQA
- a CDS encoding Trp biosynthesis-associated membrane protein, with amino-acid sequence MAEPHRARRTFAPVVLLGLAAGTLTAVAGTRPGVDVVGDPGSGVTASVGLGGPEAAYDLPLVTSLALVALAAWGVVLVTRGRVRRVVVAVGLLGSVGALVAALAAWGSLPDELRTALEQVGAGDTAVTRTGWYAAAVVGSLLLVLASGAALRLVPHWPEMGSRYDAPTGQAAGARPAAPTRPVEELSGLDLWRAIDEGHDPTDDDTSGPDRGAG